One stretch of Bosea vaviloviae DNA includes these proteins:
- a CDS encoding type II toxin-antitoxin system RelE/ParE family toxin: MDIESIRHKALRNFAETGNAKGLSGNLVGRLRNMLAYLTVIETMEELKVPPNYGAHMLTGDRDGVWSLTVTKNWRMTFRINDARAIEDMDLEDYH; this comes from the coding sequence GTGGATATCGAGAGCATCAGGCATAAGGCGCTCCGGAATTTCGCGGAGACAGGCAACGCCAAGGGGCTATCCGGCAATCTCGTCGGACGGCTCCGGAACATGCTGGCCTATCTGACTGTGATCGAGACCATGGAGGAGCTGAAAGTCCCGCCGAACTACGGAGCCCATATGCTGACGGGCGATCGGGACGGTGTCTGGTCGCTCACCGTGACGAAGAACTGGCGAATGACCTTTCGCATCAATGACGCTCGCGCGATCGAGGACATGGACCTGGAGGATTATCACTGA
- a CDS encoding gamma-glutamyltransferase family protein: MHGRRPTMSSRHGMVAAAHPLAAQAGARLLAQGGNAFDAIAATAAALNVVEPFMSSLFGMGSATMWVAAESRIRVLDFVPPIQASFPAERFSKRSDLERGALSVAMPGNLAGWCEIAGRYGRKPLSDILAPAIALAQGGFPLAEFGVDEFNEQAPLLKAWPELYPAFAQAYLPDGGPVKLGTLLRQPDLARTLSEIAANGPDHLYRGALGERIVAHLASLGGTMTMADLAAVAPRWREPLSASYRGLDIHVPPPTCEAFQFLLSLRILEGFEIGALAKDGPEHLDLVYRAIRLAAGIRIAHNNPSPDKLAEILSDAFIEQLRARVRDGQPITGPTEQWTPQEGEDPAHTTSFSVGDAEGNLICITNSLGAPFGSGVVVPGTGLCLNNFLYWADVQTGSPNRSQAGSELPMCMSPSISTRDGKPVLALGTPGSYGIMQTQAQAMVQYLDFALPLQEAIEAPRARLWDGRFIEAENRIAPETIAELQRRGHAIEAFDVGWTMRCGGMQAVARDPATGVLTGAADPRRDGYVVAV; the protein is encoded by the coding sequence ATGCATGGCCGCCGCCCGACGATGAGCTCCCGCCACGGCATGGTCGCCGCCGCCCATCCCCTGGCGGCGCAGGCCGGCGCGCGCCTGCTCGCCCAGGGCGGCAACGCTTTTGACGCCATCGCCGCGACCGCAGCGGCGCTCAACGTGGTCGAGCCCTTCATGTCGAGCCTGTTCGGCATGGGCTCGGCGACGATGTGGGTCGCGGCCGAGAGCCGCATCCGGGTGCTCGATTTCGTGCCGCCGATCCAGGCGAGCTTCCCGGCCGAGCGCTTCAGCAAGCGCTCCGATCTCGAACGCGGCGCGCTCTCCGTCGCCATGCCGGGCAATCTCGCCGGCTGGTGCGAGATCGCCGGCAGATATGGCCGCAAGCCGCTCAGCGATATCCTGGCGCCGGCCATCGCGCTTGCCCAGGGCGGCTTCCCGCTCGCCGAATTCGGCGTCGACGAGTTCAACGAGCAAGCGCCGCTGCTCAAGGCCTGGCCCGAGCTCTATCCGGCCTTCGCCCAGGCCTATCTGCCCGATGGCGGCCCGGTGAAGCTCGGCACGCTGCTGCGCCAGCCCGACCTCGCGCGCACCCTCTCCGAGATCGCGGCGAACGGCCCCGATCATCTCTATCGCGGCGCGCTCGGCGAACGCATCGTCGCGCATCTCGCCTCGCTCGGCGGCACGATGACGATGGCCGATCTCGCCGCCGTCGCCCCGCGCTGGCGCGAGCCGCTGAGCGCCTCCTATCGCGGCCTGGACATCCATGTGCCACCGCCGACCTGCGAGGCCTTCCAGTTCCTCCTGTCCCTGCGAATTCTTGAAGGCTTCGAGATCGGCGCCCTCGCCAAGGACGGGCCGGAGCATCTCGACCTGGTCTATCGCGCCATCCGGCTCGCGGCCGGCATCCGCATCGCCCACAACAACCCCTCGCCGGACAAGCTCGCCGAGATCCTCTCGGACGCCTTCATCGAACAATTGCGGGCGCGCGTGCGCGACGGCCAACCGATCACCGGCCCGACCGAGCAATGGACGCCGCAGGAGGGCGAGGACCCGGCCCACACCACCTCGTTTTCGGTCGGCGACGCCGAGGGCAATCTGATCTGCATCACCAACAGCCTGGGCGCGCCCTTCGGCAGCGGCGTCGTGGTGCCGGGCACCGGGCTTTGCCTCAACAACTTCCTCTATTGGGCCGACGTCCAGACCGGCAGCCCCAACCGCTCCCAAGCCGGCTCGGAACTGCCGATGTGCATGTCGCCGAGCATCTCGACGCGGGACGGCAAGCCGGTGCTCGCGCTCGGCACGCCCGGCAGCTACGGCATCATGCAGACGCAGGCGCAGGCGATGGTGCAATATCTCGACTTCGCCTTGCCCTTGCAGGAGGCGATCGAGGCGCCACGCGCCAGGCTCTGGGACGGCCGCTTCATCGAGGCCGAGAACCGCATCGCGCCGGAGACGATCGCCGAGCTCCAGCGACGCGGCCATGCGATCGAGGCCTTCGATGTCGGCTGGACGATGCGCTGCGGCGGCATGCAGGCGGTGGCGCGCGATCCCGCGACGGGGGTGCTGACCGGCGCAGCCGATCCGCGGCGGGATGGGTATGTGGTGGCGGTGTGA
- a CDS encoding SOS response-associated peptidase, whose product MCGRYAITLPPEAMQKLFAYGERPNFPPRYNIAPTQPVPVVRLDGGVRQFILMRWGFIPGWVKDVKSFPLVINVRGESAREKPSFRAAFIRRRCLMPADGFYEWHRTGQGRQSENHAFLFRRPDRGLFAFAALWETWHSPDGSEIDTVALVNGPANGLMSAIHDRCPVILDPRDYDAWLDPAATPDEAATLLRPPSEDLLEMVRIGTAVNKVVNDGPQVQEPFDASAAPAASAAPAPAPARHARKATRNPENDGQGSLF is encoded by the coding sequence ATGTGCGGCCGCTACGCCATCACCCTGCCCCCCGAGGCGATGCAGAAGCTTTTCGCCTATGGCGAGCGGCCGAACTTCCCGCCGCGCTACAACATCGCGCCGACGCAGCCCGTGCCGGTGGTGCGGCTGGACGGGGGCGTGCGCCAGTTCATCCTGATGCGCTGGGGCTTCATCCCCGGCTGGGTCAAGGATGTGAAGAGCTTCCCGCTGGTGATCAATGTCCGGGGCGAGAGCGCGCGCGAAAAACCCTCCTTCCGCGCGGCCTTCATCCGCCGGCGCTGCCTGATGCCGGCCGACGGCTTCTATGAATGGCACCGCACCGGCCAGGGCCGCCAATCGGAAAACCACGCCTTCCTGTTCCGCCGGCCCGATCGCGGCCTGTTCGCTTTTGCGGCGCTCTGGGAAACCTGGCATTCGCCCGACGGCTCGGAGATCGACACCGTCGCCCTGGTCAACGGCCCTGCCAATGGCTTGATGTCGGCGATCCATGATCGCTGCCCGGTGATCCTCGATCCCCGCGATTACGACGCCTGGCTCGATCCCGCCGCCACGCCCGACGAGGCCGCGACGCTGCTGCGCCCGCCCTCGGAGGACCTGCTGGAGATGGTGCGCATCGGCACCGCCGTGAACAAGGTCGTCAATGACGGGCCGCAGGTCCAGGAGCCGTTCGACGCCTCGGCCGCGCCAGCAGCTTCGGCCGCGCCCGCCCCTGCACCAGCGCGCCATGCGCGCAAGGCGACCCGCAACCCCGAAAACGATGGGCAAGGCAGCCTGTTCTGA
- the dxs gene encoding 1-deoxy-D-xylulose-5-phosphate synthase, producing the protein MTKRPFTPLLDRVQTPQDLRKLSESELRQLADELRLETIDAVSVTGGHLGAGLGVVELTVALHHVFNTPDDRLIWDVGHQAYPHKILTGRRERIRTLRQPGGLSGFTKRSESEYDPFGAAHSSTSISAGLGMAVARDLSGKPNNVIAVIGDGAMSAGMAYEAMNNAGALGSRLVVILNDNDMSIAPPVGAMSAYLARLVSGRTYRSLREVAKHLAERLPRFFHDKAKRTEEYARGFWTGGTLFEELGFYYVGPIDGHNLDHLLPVLRNVRDAGNGPILVHVVTQKGKGYAPAEATPDKYHAVVKFDPVTGQQAKAPANAPSYTSVFGNALIKAAREDDKIVAVTAAMPSGTGLDAFGKEFPGRTFDVGIAEQHAVTFAAGLATEGYKPFCAIYSTFLQRAYDQVVHDVAIQKLPVRFALDRAGLVGADGATHAGAFDIAYLACLPDMVVMAAADEAELTHMVATAAAFDEGPIALRYPRGEGVGVEIPQIGVPLEIGRGRVVREGTRVALLSLGTRLAECLMAAEQLGQRGLSTSVVDARFAKPLDEALILRLAREHEILVTVEEGSIGGFGSHVLHLLARSGMLDGGLKVRTLTLPDIFQDQDKPEAMYAQAGLDAAGIVRTVEGALGVPSAIKRA; encoded by the coding sequence GTGACCAAGCGCCCCTTCACCCCGTTGCTCGACCGCGTTCAGACGCCTCAGGATCTGCGCAAGCTCTCCGAGAGCGAATTGCGCCAGCTCGCCGATGAATTGCGGCTGGAGACGATCGACGCGGTCTCCGTCACCGGCGGCCATCTCGGCGCGGGGCTCGGCGTGGTCGAGCTCACGGTCGCGCTGCATCACGTCTTCAATACGCCCGATGACCGGCTGATCTGGGATGTCGGCCACCAGGCCTATCCGCACAAGATCCTGACCGGCCGGCGCGAGCGCATCCGCACGCTGCGCCAGCCCGGTGGCCTGTCCGGCTTCACCAAGCGCTCCGAGAGCGAATACGATCCCTTCGGCGCGGCGCATTCCTCGACCTCGATCTCGGCCGGGCTCGGCATGGCGGTGGCGCGCGATCTTTCGGGCAAGCCCAACAATGTCATCGCCGTGATCGGCGACGGCGCGATGTCGGCCGGCATGGCCTATGAGGCGATGAACAATGCCGGTGCGCTCGGCTCGCGCCTCGTCGTCATCCTGAACGACAACGACATGTCGATAGCCCCGCCAGTGGGGGCGATGTCGGCCTATCTCGCCAGGCTCGTCTCGGGCCGGACCTATCGCTCGCTGCGCGAGGTCGCCAAGCATCTGGCCGAGCGGCTGCCGCGCTTCTTCCACGACAAGGCCAAGCGCACGGAAGAATATGCGCGCGGGTTCTGGACCGGCGGCACGCTGTTCGAGGAACTCGGCTTCTACTATGTCGGGCCGATCGACGGGCATAATCTCGACCATCTCCTGCCGGTGCTGCGCAATGTGCGCGACGCCGGCAACGGCCCGATCCTCGTCCATGTCGTGACGCAGAAGGGCAAGGGTTATGCCCCGGCCGAGGCCACGCCCGACAAGTATCATGCAGTGGTCAAGTTCGATCCGGTCACGGGCCAGCAGGCCAAGGCCCCGGCCAATGCGCCGAGCTACACCTCCGTCTTCGGCAACGCACTGATCAAGGCCGCGCGCGAGGACGACAAGATCGTCGCCGTGACCGCCGCCATGCCGTCGGGCACCGGGCTCGACGCCTTCGGCAAGGAATTCCCCGGCCGGACCTTCGATGTCGGCATCGCCGAGCAGCATGCGGTCACCTTCGCAGCCGGGCTCGCCACGGAAGGCTACAAGCCGTTCTGCGCGATCTATTCGACCTTCCTGCAGCGCGCCTATGATCAGGTCGTGCATGACGTCGCGATCCAGAAGCTGCCGGTTCGCTTCGCGCTCGACCGCGCCGGGCTCGTCGGCGCGGACGGTGCCACCCATGCGGGCGCTTTCGACATCGCCTATCTCGCCTGCCTGCCCGACATGGTGGTGATGGCGGCCGCAGACGAGGCCGAACTGACCCATATGGTCGCCACGGCAGCGGCCTTCGACGAAGGGCCGATCGCCCTGCGCTATCCGCGCGGCGAAGGCGTCGGCGTCGAGATCCCGCAGATCGGCGTACCCCTGGAGATCGGCCGCGGCCGCGTGGTGCGCGAGGGTACGCGCGTCGCGCTGCTCTCGCTCGGCACAAGGCTGGCGGAATGCCTGATGGCGGCCGAGCAGCTCGGCCAGCGCGGGCTTTCGACCAGCGTCGTCGATGCGCGCTTCGCAAAACCGCTCGACGAGGCGCTGATCCTGCGGCTCGCCCGCGAGCACGAGATCCTGGTCACGGTCGAGGAAGGCTCGATCGGCGGCTTCGGCAGCCATGTGCTGCATCTCTTGGCGCGCAGCGGCATGCTCGATGGCGGGCTCAAGGTCCGGACCCTGACCCTGCCCGACATCTTCCAGGACCAGGACAAGCCCGAGGCGATGTACGCCCAGGCCGGGCTCGACGCCGCGGGCATCGTGCGCACCGTCGAAGGCGCCCTCGGCGTCCCGAGCGCGATCAAGCGGGCCTGA
- a CDS encoding TlyA family RNA methyltransferase, protein MKTRADQLLVERGIFESRARAQAAITAGLVTADGAVVRKASVMLASNAQVTAEAPHPYVSRGGLKLAAALDAFGFDPKGRVCLDVGASTGGFTDVLLKRGAAHVTAVDVGREQFHASLRGHPRVRSLEGQDVRKLAPSDLPAPPSLAAIDVSFISLKLVLPAVAALLAPEAGIAALIKPQFEAGRAALKKGVVRDEAVHERVCAEITATLEALGFAILGLTPSPIEGGDGNREFLIGAKRG, encoded by the coding sequence ATGAAGACCCGGGCCGACCAGCTGCTCGTCGAGCGCGGCATCTTCGAGAGCCGGGCGCGGGCGCAGGCCGCCATCACGGCAGGGCTCGTCACGGCGGACGGCGCGGTCGTCCGCAAGGCATCAGTGATGCTGGCCTCGAATGCGCAGGTCACGGCGGAGGCGCCCCACCCTTACGTCTCGCGCGGCGGCCTCAAGCTCGCAGCCGCGCTCGACGCCTTCGGCTTCGATCCCAAAGGCCGTGTCTGCCTCGATGTCGGCGCCTCGACCGGCGGCTTCACCGACGTCCTGCTGAAGCGCGGCGCGGCCCATGTCACCGCCGTCGATGTCGGCCGCGAGCAGTTCCACGCCTCGCTGCGCGGCCATCCGCGTGTGCGCAGCCTGGAGGGGCAGGATGTGCGCAAGCTCGCGCCGTCGGATCTGCCGGCCCCCCCTTCACTGGCGGCGATCGATGTCAGCTTCATATCGCTCAAGCTCGTCCTGCCCGCCGTCGCTGCGCTGCTGGCTCCCGAGGCTGGGATCGCGGCCTTGATCAAGCCGCAGTTCGAGGCCGGCCGGGCGGCGCTGAAGAAGGGCGTCGTGCGCGACGAGGCCGTGCATGAGCGCGTCTGCGCCGAGATCACCGCCACGCTGGAAGCCCTCGGCTTCGCGATCCTGGGGCTCACCCCCTCCCCGATCGAAGGCGGCGACGGCAACCGCGAATTCCTGATCGGCGCCAAGCGCGGTTAG
- a CDS encoding HigA family addiction module antitoxin, with product MAIKLHPSFAVHPGEWLRTEIVAPHGLSVTVAAEKLGVTRQAMSNLLNGHAGLSAEMAIRFEKAFGLRADTMLRMQAAHDLAKARAHEKDIKVERVAAAA from the coding sequence ATGGCCATCAAGCTTCACCCGAGCTTCGCCGTCCATCCCGGCGAATGGCTCAGGACCGAGATCGTCGCGCCGCATGGGCTCAGCGTCACCGTCGCGGCCGAAAAGCTGGGTGTGACCCGTCAGGCCATGAGCAACCTGCTGAACGGCCATGCCGGCCTCTCGGCCGAAATGGCGATCCGCTTCGAGAAGGCCTTCGGCCTGCGCGCCGACACGATGCTGCGGATGCAGGCCGCTCACGACCTCGCCAAGGCACGGGCGCATGAGAAGGACATCAAGGTGGAGCGGGTCGCGGCGGCGGCGTGA